Proteins found in one Pyrus communis chromosome 15, drPyrComm1.1, whole genome shotgun sequence genomic segment:
- the LOC137718733 gene encoding dof zinc finger protein DOF1.6-like — MPFDSADAQMRPLTTMRVQHSLGHPPPQQTEPLHCPRCDSDNTKFCYYNNYNLAQPRHFCKSCRRYWTHGGTLRNVPVGGGSRKNTKRSRPSCSSSSGSPSSSSLTQEVSSVAPTNAISVPVEPKPETALDHEKLMDLNESAVGNSGFTSLLSAQGPPAPGFLALGGFGYGFGYGLGLGQGLDEVGTFGYGGGRGVLAFPEEGDFANINHNNNGAVSGGSVGCNTWQIMTGGDGRIAEDNGDCFTWPELEISK, encoded by the coding sequence ATGCCGTTTGACTCCGCCGACGCGCAAATGCGACCGTTGACGACGATGAGAGTCCAGCACAGTCTGGGTCACCCACCGCCGCAGCAGACAGAGCCACTTCACTGCCCCCGTTGCGATTCCGACAACACCAAGTTCTGCTACTACAACAATTACAACCTCGCCCAGCCACGCCACTTCTGCAAGTCCTGCCGCCGCTACTGGACCCACGGTGGCACCCTCCGAAATGTCCCCGTCGGCGGGGGCTCCCGCAAGAACACCAAGCGTTCTCGCCCGTCCTGCTCTTCCTCCTCGGGCTCGCCCTCCTCGTCTTCACTGACACAGGAGGTCAGCTCCGTCGCGCCCACAAACGCCATTTCCGTGCCGGTGGAACCGAAGCCGGAGACGGCGTTGGATCACGAAAAACTGATGGACTTGAACGAGAGCGCTGTCGGGAACAGCGGCTTCACTTCTCTGTTGAGTGCTCAGGGCCCACCCGCACCTGGGTTCTTGGCGCTTGGCGGGTTTGGGTATGGATTCGGGTACGGGTTGGGACTCGGGCAAGGGTTAGACGAAGTTGGTACTTTTGGCTACGGCGGCGGCAGAGGCGTGCTCGCTTTTCCCGAGGAAGGTGACTTTGCAAATATTAACCACAACAACAATGGAGCTGTTTCTGGGGGTTCTGTCGGGTGCAACACGTGGCAGATTATGACTGGTGGTGATGGAAGGAT